One segment of Anser cygnoides isolate HZ-2024a breed goose chromosome 5, Taihu_goose_T2T_genome, whole genome shotgun sequence DNA contains the following:
- the LOC106046995 gene encoding uncharacterized protein isoform X2, with amino-acid sequence MALVEKRRRRRHRAGQPVEGLGRDAQEMKDSVKSSDYIERLAHKYMKCIVESSTESESESSAEVVPSLLAEGLKKARDSKGSQFLDPYDGDSEDASIHSDCSLNSLNSTKVAPWVNSAPKAMALENADASEDREAFPETLHWFCPETKIGEIHTQIATDCKAPPELASQQKDFSRSLSQSSELTRATEALPSMWLTPDCSLLMGINSSASADPLASPGDSVPQTMLTDDSDETMSKQPLIKRKQGISTAEGAGEKLRRKKFRAI; translated from the exons ATGGCCTTGGTGGAGAAGAGGCGGCGGAGGCGGCATCGGGCTGGGCAGCCtgtggaggggctggggagag ATGCTCAGGAAATGAAGGATTCTGTTAAAAGCTCGGACTACATAGAAAGACTAGCACATAAATACatg AAGTGCATCGTAGAGTCAAGTACAGAGTCAGAGTCTGAATCCAGTGCTGAG GTCGTGCCTAGCCTCCTTGCTGAAGGACTCAAGAAGGCAAGGGACTCGAAGGGATCACAA TTTTTAGATCCTTATGATGGTGATTCAGAAGATGCATCCATACACTCTGACTGCAGCTTGAATTCTTTAAATAGTACAAAAGTTGCACCGTGGGTGAACAGTGCCCCAAAAGCAATGGCTTTGGAGAATGCTGATGCTTCAGAAGACAGAGAGGCCTTCCCTGAAACTCTGCACTGGTTCTGCCCAGAAACAAAAATTGGTGAAATCCACACCCAGATAGCAACTGACTGTAAAGCACCCCCGGAACTTGCTAGCCAACAGAAGGATTTCTCAAGAAGCCTGTCACAATCCTCTGAACTGACTAGAGCCACAGAAGCACTTCCCTCCATGTGGCTGACACCTGACTGCTCCTTACTGATGGGTATTAATTCTTCAGCCTCTGCAGATCCGCTTGCAAGTCCAGGTGACAGTGTTCCACAAACCATGCTAACAGATGACTCTGATGAAACAATGTCCAAACAGCcactaattaaaagaaaacaaggaatttCCACTGCAGAGGGTGCTGGTGAAAAACTACGAAGAAAGAAATTTCGTGCTATCTAA
- the LOC106046995 gene encoding uncharacterized protein isoform X5 produces MKCIVESSTESESESSAEVVPSLLAEGLKKARDSKGSQFLDPYDGDSEDASIHSDCSLNSLNSTKVAPWVNSAPKAMALENADASEDREAFPETLHWFCPETKIGEIHTQIATDCKAPPELASQQKDFSRSLSQSSELTRATEALPSMWLTPDCSLLMGINSSASADPLASPGDSVPQTMLTDDSDETMSKQPLIKRKQGISTAEGAGEKLRRKKFRAI; encoded by the exons ATG AAGTGCATCGTAGAGTCAAGTACAGAGTCAGAGTCTGAATCCAGTGCTGAG GTCGTGCCTAGCCTCCTTGCTGAAGGACTCAAGAAGGCAAGGGACTCGAAGGGATCACAA TTTTTAGATCCTTATGATGGTGATTCAGAAGATGCATCCATACACTCTGACTGCAGCTTGAATTCTTTAAATAGTACAAAAGTTGCACCGTGGGTGAACAGTGCCCCAAAAGCAATGGCTTTGGAGAATGCTGATGCTTCAGAAGACAGAGAGGCCTTCCCTGAAACTCTGCACTGGTTCTGCCCAGAAACAAAAATTGGTGAAATCCACACCCAGATAGCAACTGACTGTAAAGCACCCCCGGAACTTGCTAGCCAACAGAAGGATTTCTCAAGAAGCCTGTCACAATCCTCTGAACTGACTAGAGCCACAGAAGCACTTCCCTCCATGTGGCTGACACCTGACTGCTCCTTACTGATGGGTATTAATTCTTCAGCCTCTGCAGATCCGCTTGCAAGTCCAGGTGACAGTGTTCCACAAACCATGCTAACAGATGACTCTGATGAAACAATGTCCAAACAGCcactaattaaaagaaaacaaggaatttCCACTGCAGAGGGTGCTGGTGAAAAACTACGAAGAAAGAAATTTCGTGCTATCTAA
- the LOC106046995 gene encoding uncharacterized protein isoform X4 — protein sequence MQKCIVESSTESESESSAEVVPSLLAEGLKKARDSKGSQFLDPYDGDSEDASIHSDCSLNSLNSTKVAPWVNSAPKAMALENADASEDREAFPETLHWFCPETKIGEIHTQIATDCKAPPELASQQKDFSRSLSQSSELTRATEALPSMWLTPDCSLLMGINSSASADPLASPGDSVPQTMLTDDSDETMSKQPLIKRKQGISTAEGAGEKLRRKKFRAI from the exons ATG CAGAAGTGCATCGTAGAGTCAAGTACAGAGTCAGAGTCTGAATCCAGTGCTGAG GTCGTGCCTAGCCTCCTTGCTGAAGGACTCAAGAAGGCAAGGGACTCGAAGGGATCACAA TTTTTAGATCCTTATGATGGTGATTCAGAAGATGCATCCATACACTCTGACTGCAGCTTGAATTCTTTAAATAGTACAAAAGTTGCACCGTGGGTGAACAGTGCCCCAAAAGCAATGGCTTTGGAGAATGCTGATGCTTCAGAAGACAGAGAGGCCTTCCCTGAAACTCTGCACTGGTTCTGCCCAGAAACAAAAATTGGTGAAATCCACACCCAGATAGCAACTGACTGTAAAGCACCCCCGGAACTTGCTAGCCAACAGAAGGATTTCTCAAGAAGCCTGTCACAATCCTCTGAACTGACTAGAGCCACAGAAGCACTTCCCTCCATGTGGCTGACACCTGACTGCTCCTTACTGATGGGTATTAATTCTTCAGCCTCTGCAGATCCGCTTGCAAGTCCAGGTGACAGTGTTCCACAAACCATGCTAACAGATGACTCTGATGAAACAATGTCCAAACAGCcactaattaaaagaaaacaaggaatttCCACTGCAGAGGGTGCTGGTGAAAAACTACGAAGAAAGAAATTTCGTGCTATCTAA
- the LOC106046995 gene encoding uncharacterized protein isoform X1, with translation MALVEKRRRRRHRAGQPVEGLGRDAQEMKDSVKSSDYIERLAHKYMQKCIVESSTESESESSAEVVPSLLAEGLKKARDSKGSQFLDPYDGDSEDASIHSDCSLNSLNSTKVAPWVNSAPKAMALENADASEDREAFPETLHWFCPETKIGEIHTQIATDCKAPPELASQQKDFSRSLSQSSELTRATEALPSMWLTPDCSLLMGINSSASADPLASPGDSVPQTMLTDDSDETMSKQPLIKRKQGISTAEGAGEKLRRKKFRAI, from the exons ATGGCCTTGGTGGAGAAGAGGCGGCGGAGGCGGCATCGGGCTGGGCAGCCtgtggaggggctggggagag ATGCTCAGGAAATGAAGGATTCTGTTAAAAGCTCGGACTACATAGAAAGACTAGCACATAAATACatg CAGAAGTGCATCGTAGAGTCAAGTACAGAGTCAGAGTCTGAATCCAGTGCTGAG GTCGTGCCTAGCCTCCTTGCTGAAGGACTCAAGAAGGCAAGGGACTCGAAGGGATCACAA TTTTTAGATCCTTATGATGGTGATTCAGAAGATGCATCCATACACTCTGACTGCAGCTTGAATTCTTTAAATAGTACAAAAGTTGCACCGTGGGTGAACAGTGCCCCAAAAGCAATGGCTTTGGAGAATGCTGATGCTTCAGAAGACAGAGAGGCCTTCCCTGAAACTCTGCACTGGTTCTGCCCAGAAACAAAAATTGGTGAAATCCACACCCAGATAGCAACTGACTGTAAAGCACCCCCGGAACTTGCTAGCCAACAGAAGGATTTCTCAAGAAGCCTGTCACAATCCTCTGAACTGACTAGAGCCACAGAAGCACTTCCCTCCATGTGGCTGACACCTGACTGCTCCTTACTGATGGGTATTAATTCTTCAGCCTCTGCAGATCCGCTTGCAAGTCCAGGTGACAGTGTTCCACAAACCATGCTAACAGATGACTCTGATGAAACAATGTCCAAACAGCcactaattaaaagaaaacaaggaatttCCACTGCAGAGGGTGCTGGTGAAAAACTACGAAGAAAGAAATTTCGTGCTATCTAA
- the LOC106046995 gene encoding uncharacterized protein isoform X3 — protein MALVEKRRRRRHRAGQPVEGLGRDAQEMKDSVKSSDYIERLAHKYMVVPSLLAEGLKKARDSKGSQFLDPYDGDSEDASIHSDCSLNSLNSTKVAPWVNSAPKAMALENADASEDREAFPETLHWFCPETKIGEIHTQIATDCKAPPELASQQKDFSRSLSQSSELTRATEALPSMWLTPDCSLLMGINSSASADPLASPGDSVPQTMLTDDSDETMSKQPLIKRKQGISTAEGAGEKLRRKKFRAI, from the exons ATGGCCTTGGTGGAGAAGAGGCGGCGGAGGCGGCATCGGGCTGGGCAGCCtgtggaggggctggggagag ATGCTCAGGAAATGAAGGATTCTGTTAAAAGCTCGGACTACATAGAAAGACTAGCACATAAATACatg GTCGTGCCTAGCCTCCTTGCTGAAGGACTCAAGAAGGCAAGGGACTCGAAGGGATCACAA TTTTTAGATCCTTATGATGGTGATTCAGAAGATGCATCCATACACTCTGACTGCAGCTTGAATTCTTTAAATAGTACAAAAGTTGCACCGTGGGTGAACAGTGCCCCAAAAGCAATGGCTTTGGAGAATGCTGATGCTTCAGAAGACAGAGAGGCCTTCCCTGAAACTCTGCACTGGTTCTGCCCAGAAACAAAAATTGGTGAAATCCACACCCAGATAGCAACTGACTGTAAAGCACCCCCGGAACTTGCTAGCCAACAGAAGGATTTCTCAAGAAGCCTGTCACAATCCTCTGAACTGACTAGAGCCACAGAAGCACTTCCCTCCATGTGGCTGACACCTGACTGCTCCTTACTGATGGGTATTAATTCTTCAGCCTCTGCAGATCCGCTTGCAAGTCCAGGTGACAGTGTTCCACAAACCATGCTAACAGATGACTCTGATGAAACAATGTCCAAACAGCcactaattaaaagaaaacaaggaatttCCACTGCAGAGGGTGCTGGTGAAAAACTACGAAGAAAGAAATTTCGTGCTATCTAA